In Pseudomonadota bacterium, one DNA window encodes the following:
- a CDS encoding DegQ family serine endoprotease encodes MFFQRPLAASFHRSVIIHFLLPVLAGLLVLGAFSANAASMPPSFAPLVEKLTPAVVNINTEKKVLSSGGRGFNFPGQGSDPFEEFFGRFFGQFDNFHRRSQPRPVKSLGSGFIISDDGYILTNNHVVEDADQIKVTLSDKNAYEARLIGRDAKTDLAILKIDVDHELPVVRMGDSDSLKVGDWVIAIGNPFGLARTVTAGIVSARGRVIGSGPYDDFIQTDASINPGNSGGPLFNLEGEVVGINTAIVASGQGIGFAIPVNMAKVLLPQLKTGKVSRGRLGVHVQEVTEELAASFGLEEKSGAVVSEVVEDSPASRSGLQVGDIILEVDGEKIEEMRYLPRLVAAKKPGTKVELKLLRQGKIVKTKVVLDDLENEGLEESSALSDDRLGELGLAVRNLTPELAARQRLGVENGVIISRLDPDGRAAQAGLQLGDVILMVDNEQIETVNDFNKALRAGKQRSYLRFLVQRQQLRLFAVVRLDK; translated from the coding sequence ATGTTTTTTCAGCGTCCCCTGGCCGCGAGTTTCCATCGCAGCGTAATTATTCATTTCTTGTTGCCGGTGCTTGCCGGTTTGCTGGTGCTGGGAGCTTTTTCGGCAAATGCGGCCTCGATGCCGCCGAGTTTCGCTCCACTGGTCGAGAAACTGACCCCGGCGGTGGTCAATATCAATACCGAGAAAAAGGTCTTGTCGAGCGGCGGGCGGGGGTTTAATTTCCCCGGTCAGGGCTCGGATCCTTTTGAGGAGTTTTTCGGCCGTTTTTTCGGTCAGTTCGATAATTTTCATCGTCGTTCTCAGCCTCGGCCCGTCAAAAGCCTGGGTTCCGGTTTTATCATCAGTGACGACGGTTATATTCTTACCAATAACCATGTTGTCGAAGACGCCGATCAGATCAAGGTTACGCTTTCCGACAAGAACGCCTACGAGGCCCGTCTCATTGGCCGTGACGCCAAAACCGATCTCGCGATCCTGAAGATTGATGTCGATCACGAGCTGCCGGTGGTCAGGATGGGGGACTCGGATTCCCTGAAGGTCGGCGACTGGGTGATTGCCATCGGCAATCCTTTCGGTCTGGCCCGCACCGTGACGGCCGGCATCGTCAGTGCCCGCGGCCGGGTGATCGGTTCCGGGCCTTATGATGATTTTATTCAGACCGACGCCTCCATCAATCCCGGCAACAGTGGCGGGCCGCTGTTTAATCTGGAGGGTGAAGTCGTCGGTATCAATACGGCGATCGTCGCCAGCGGTCAGGGCATCGGTTTCGCGATTCCGGTCAATATGGCCAAAGTTCTGTTGCCTCAACTGAAAACCGGCAAGGTGTCGCGAGGGCGTCTCGGGGTTCATGTTCAGGAAGTAACCGAAGAACTGGCCGCTTCTTTCGGTCTGGAGGAAAAATCCGGGGCGGTGGTTTCCGAGGTCGTCGAAGACAGTCCCGCTTCCCGCTCAGGGCTTCAGGTTGGTGATATTATTCTTGAGGTTGATGGCGAGAAAATTGAGGAAATGCGCTATCTGCCGCGTCTGGTCGCGGCCAAGAAACCGGGGACCAAGGTTGAACTTAAACTCCTGCGGCAGGGTAAAATTGTGAAGACCAAGGTCGTGCTTGACGATCTGGAGAACGAGGGCCTTGAGGAAAGCTCGGCTTTGAGTGATGATCGACTTGGTGAACTGGGACTGGCCGTCCGTAATCTGACCCCGGAACTGGCCGCTCGGCAGCGACTCGGAGTGGAAAACGGGGTTATCATCAGTCGGCTGGATCCCGACGGTCGCGCTGCCCAGGCCGGCCTGCAACTGGGGGATGTAATTCTGATGGTCGATAATGAACAGATTGAAACCGTGAATGACTTCAATAAGGCATTACGGGCCGGAAAACAACGCAGCTACCTGCGCTTTCTGGTTCAGCGTCAGCAGCTCCGCCTTTTTGCCGTGGTCAGGTTGGATAAATGA
- the prmA gene encoding 50S ribosomal protein L11 methyltransferase, with protein sequence MTTRDKSNWWALVCTPVAEASARERLEEILFAHDCCGLWEGVEGLVEKVEEPLPPVGFPAFLTAYFADVEDGALRELVPCLQQENLITGEVRIVAVENQDWFENWRKNFVPVALTAKTLVVPAWQEEVSENEATRVVKIYPGQGFGTGTHETTRLAALNLERELEKTGPSATVLDVGTGSGILAIMAAVQGAARVLALDVDPDALDNARENCVHNQIEDLVELDCRPLTEVEGSFTLIVANIIAPVLKSLLPQLHRLLAASGRLILSGILLEQIDEMKEYCERRGFKVELVETAGEWAAFVCARQ encoded by the coding sequence ATGACGACTCGCGATAAATCAAACTGGTGGGCTCTGGTCTGTACTCCTGTGGCCGAGGCTTCGGCCCGGGAGCGCTTGGAAGAAATTCTTTTTGCGCATGATTGCTGTGGGCTCTGGGAGGGGGTCGAAGGCCTGGTCGAGAAGGTTGAGGAGCCCTTGCCACCGGTCGGCTTTCCGGCTTTTCTGACCGCCTATTTCGCCGATGTGGAAGACGGAGCTCTACGGGAACTGGTCCCGTGCCTGCAACAGGAAAACCTGATCACCGGTGAAGTCCGAATCGTCGCCGTTGAGAATCAGGACTGGTTCGAGAACTGGCGGAAAAATTTTGTGCCGGTGGCCTTGACCGCAAAAACCCTGGTCGTGCCGGCCTGGCAGGAAGAGGTGTCCGAGAACGAGGCCACTCGGGTGGTGAAAATTTATCCGGGACAGGGGTTCGGGACGGGAACCCATGAGACCACCCGGCTGGCCGCGCTGAACTTGGAGCGGGAACTGGAAAAAACCGGGCCGTCGGCAACGGTTCTGGATGTCGGCACAGGGAGCGGCATTCTCGCGATCATGGCCGCCGTCCAGGGCGCCGCTCGCGTCCTGGCCCTGGATGTTGATCCGGATGCCCTCGACAATGCCCGGGAAAATTGCGTTCATAATCAAATTGAAGATCTAGTCGAACTTGACTGTCGACCTCTGACCGAAGTTGAGGGCTCTTTCACCCTGATTGTCGCCAATATCATTGCTCCGGTGCTGAAAAGTCTGTTGCCGCAACTTCATCGTCTTCTGGCCGCTTCCGGGCGCTTGATTTTGTCGGGGATATTGCTTGAACAGATAGATGAAATGAAGGAATATTGCGAACGGCGCGGTTTTAAGGTCGAGTTGGTTGAAACCGCCGGCGAGTGGGCCGCTTTTGTCTGCGCCCGGCAGTAA